TTGCCTCATTTAACCGCTCCTCGGCAAACCTGAGACGCAAGGTGCTTTTTTTATTTCTCTTTGTAAATACAAGTTGCATTTTCTCCGATATAATATCAATAGGAAAGAGAAAGTCTCCAGGTTTTGCATCATTTGCTGTTGCAACAGTTACTGTCGAACCTCCAACAAGAGCCACTATTAAAATGGATGCAAAAGCAAACTTCCTGCTGAAAATTGAAAAGATTGATAGCTTCTTTTCGTAAGATTTTGTTTCTATATCACGCATAATTTTAGACCACAAAACACCTTTCTCTGAATCCGAGAGTTTTACAGGCTTTATTTTTTCCAGTTTTTTCTCAATATCATTAGATGGTGTTTCCATGTTCATGTAGGTTAACTCGTAATTTTTGTAATGCTCTGTGGTGGCGCACTTTCGCTGCACTTTCTGTAATCCCCAAGACCGAAGATATTTCTCCAAAAGTCATGCCTGACCAATACCGGAGTCGAAGTAAATCCTGATACTTTTCGCCAAGCGCGCTGATATGTCTTAGAAGATAACGATGGTCTTCTTTTTCCATCTCATAACTGGGATCCAAACCGTTCTCCTCTAAAGACACTGTCTTGCGTTTTGATTTTTTGTAATATCTAATGAGCTTTCGCTTGAGTATTGTGAAGATAAATCCGTAGAATGCCTCGTCAGACTTGTAGGAGAACTTTTGAAGTCCTATCCACAGTTCCACGAATGTATCTTGTAGAATATCCAAAGCGTCATCTCTACCTTTGGTATGCGATAGACAATAGAGAAAGAGCCGGTCATTTAAGTGCTCAAAAATCTCTCGGAATGCCTTCTCGCTCCCATTTCTAGCCTCTTCAATCAGAATATGCAGTTGTATACCACCTGAATTCACAGTAGC
This genomic stretch from Patescibacteria group bacterium harbors:
- a CDS encoding sigma-70 family RNA polymerase sigma factor, with amino-acid sequence MNSGGIQLHILIEEARNGSEKAFREIFEHLNDRLFLYCLSHTKGRDDALDILQDTFVELWIGLQKFSYKSDEAFYGFIFTILKRKLIRYYKKSKRKTVSLEENGLDPSYEMEKEDHRYLLRHISALGEKYQDLLRLRYWSGMTFGEISSVLGITESAAKVRHHRALQKLRVNLHEHGNTI